In a genomic window of Bradyrhizobium ontarionense:
- a CDS encoding tetratricopeptide repeat protein, which translates to MHTSIQSIPTCQSYRASARVLRLAAGLVLGLGACPVLAADTECAAGSKAPPAELIAACTAAIEQAASSPKDQSAALVGRADAHARTSGGLTLALKDLDRAVALDGRNARAYRLRGDLMREAGGDQAKAAADLSMAISLNPDDAEAFELRGVVYTGQRRLDRAVADYDQAIRLKPDYAQAYADRGVAFYLRGDNEKAVRDYDEAIRLDPDRPRTFTNRAAAYKKLGQMDKALADDDEAIRRDPKVPEYFDNRGLTYAALGDYDKAIADYDQAIRLQPRPNFLTNRGDSHQFKNELGAALSDYDAALRLDPDFALTYNNRAVLFKKMGERAKALADYEAALRLDPGNENAAAGRRVMLAEIKKFGAQMPQPLNAPSERSGPSFDCATAAREVEKVICADPQLAVLDLAVAESYGRLLKSSRGRAAAELRSTQRDFVAARNATFGKPGYDLRLALQRRLDTLRDAAH; encoded by the coding sequence ATGCATACTTCGATCCAGTCGATTCCGACCTGCCAATCTTACCGCGCATCCGCCCGCGTGCTCCGTCTCGCAGCCGGCCTTGTCCTCGGCCTGGGAGCGTGCCCCGTCTTGGCCGCGGACACGGAATGCGCAGCCGGCAGCAAGGCGCCGCCCGCCGAGCTGATCGCCGCCTGCACGGCGGCGATCGAGCAGGCGGCGAGTTCGCCGAAGGATCAATCCGCCGCCCTGGTCGGCCGTGCCGACGCCCATGCCCGCACGTCGGGCGGTTTGACCCTGGCGCTGAAGGATCTCGACCGCGCCGTCGCGCTCGACGGCCGCAATGCGCGCGCCTATCGGCTGCGTGGCGATCTCATGCGCGAGGCGGGCGGCGACCAGGCCAAGGCGGCGGCCGATCTGAGCATGGCGATTTCGCTGAATCCGGACGATGCCGAAGCGTTCGAGCTGCGCGGCGTGGTCTACACCGGCCAGCGCCGGCTCGACCGCGCTGTCGCCGACTATGACCAGGCGATCCGCCTGAAACCGGATTACGCCCAGGCCTATGCCGATCGCGGCGTGGCGTTCTATCTGCGCGGAGACAACGAGAAGGCGGTGCGCGACTACGACGAAGCGATCCGGCTCGATCCCGATCGGCCGCGCACTTTCACCAACCGCGCGGCCGCCTACAAGAAGCTCGGCCAGATGGACAAGGCGCTCGCCGATGACGACGAGGCGATCCGGCGTGATCCGAAGGTGCCGGAATATTTCGACAATCGCGGCCTCACCTATGCTGCGCTGGGCGACTACGACAAGGCGATCGCCGACTACGATCAGGCGATCAGGTTGCAGCCGCGTCCGAACTTTCTGACCAATCGCGGCGATTCCCATCAGTTCAAGAACGAGCTCGGGGCGGCGCTGAGCGACTACGATGCGGCGCTGCGCCTCGATCCGGATTTCGCGCTCACCTATAACAACCGGGCCGTGCTGTTCAAGAAGATGGGCGAGCGCGCCAAGGCGCTGGCGGATTACGAGGCCGCGCTGCGCCTCGATCCCGGCAACGAGAATGCCGCCGCCGGCCGCCGCGTCATGCTGGCCGAGATCAAGAAGTTCGGCGCCCAGATGCCGCAGCCGCTGAATGCGCCTTCGGAGAGGAGCGGCCCGTCGTTCGATTGCGCCACGGCTGCGCGCGAGGTTGAGAAGGTAATCTGTGCCGATCCACAGCTCGCGGTGCTCGATCTCGCCGTCGCCGAGAGCTATGGCCGCTTGCTGAAGTCGTCCCGTGGCCGCGCCGCCGCGGAGCTGCGCAGCACGCAGCGCGATTTCGTCGCCGCGCGCAACGCCACGTTCGGCAAGCCGGGCTACGACCTTCGTCTAGCCCTGCAGCGCCGCTTGGACACGCTGCGCGACGCAGCGCATTGA
- a CDS encoding propionyl-CoA synthetase, translating to MSAASSYHEVHARSLRDPEGFWAEAARAIDWIEPAKKIFDPTMGAYGRWFVGGVVNTCYNALDRHVAAGRGAQLALIHDSPLTNTVTRLTYAEMLKEVQTLAAIMQDFGVVKGDRVVLYMPMVPEAMVAMLACARIGAVHSVVFGGFAAKELATRIDDATPKLVLSASCGIEPGRIVQYKPLLDQAIELSDKRPQACIILQRPEHVCELKPGRDYDWAALRKSALANGKLAPCVPVLATDPLYILYTSGTTGLPKGVVRDNGGHLVALKWSMENLYGIKPGEVWWCGSDIGWVVGHSYIIYGPLIHGATSLMYEGKPVGTPDAGAFWRVIAEHKAVALFTAPTAFRAIRKEDPEGTLLRKYDLSQFRTLFLAGERADPPTVEWAEQQLKVPVIDHWWQTETGWCIAGNPVGLGLLPVKHGSPTVPMPGYQVDIVDEAARPVPVNTMGSIVIKLPMPPGCLPTLWQQEDRFKDSYLSEFPGYYKTSDAGYKDEDGYVFVMGRTDDIINVAGHRLSTGGMEEILASHPDVAECAVLGIKDAIKGEVPCGFLVLKAGVSRSPSTIEKEIVALVRDKLGPVAAFKLAITVGRLPKTRSGKILRGTIKKIADGEQWSMPATIEDPKVLDEIGEALKSRV from the coding sequence ATGAGCGCTGCGAGCAGCTATCACGAGGTCCATGCACGGTCGCTGCGGGACCCTGAGGGGTTCTGGGCCGAGGCCGCGCGCGCGATCGACTGGATCGAGCCAGCCAAAAAGATATTCGATCCCACGATGGGCGCGTATGGCCGCTGGTTCGTCGGTGGCGTCGTCAACACCTGCTACAATGCGCTCGATCGTCATGTGGCTGCCGGCCGCGGCGCGCAGCTGGCGTTGATCCACGATTCGCCGCTCACCAACACCGTCACCCGGCTTACCTATGCCGAGATGCTGAAGGAGGTGCAGACGCTCGCCGCGATCATGCAGGATTTCGGCGTCGTCAAGGGCGATCGCGTCGTCCTCTATATGCCGATGGTGCCCGAAGCGATGGTCGCGATGCTGGCCTGCGCGCGCATCGGCGCCGTGCATTCGGTTGTGTTCGGCGGCTTCGCCGCCAAGGAGCTCGCGACCCGCATCGACGACGCGACGCCGAAGCTGGTGCTGTCGGCGAGCTGCGGCATCGAGCCCGGCCGCATCGTGCAGTACAAGCCGCTGCTCGACCAGGCGATCGAGCTCTCGGACAAGCGCCCGCAGGCCTGCATCATCCTGCAGCGGCCCGAGCATGTCTGCGAGCTGAAGCCCGGCCGCGACTACGACTGGGCAGCGCTGCGCAAATCCGCGCTCGCCAACGGCAAGCTCGCGCCCTGCGTGCCGGTGCTGGCGACCGATCCGCTCTACATCCTCTACACCTCCGGCACGACCGGCCTGCCGAAGGGCGTGGTGCGCGACAATGGCGGTCATCTCGTCGCGCTGAAATGGTCGATGGAAAATCTCTACGGCATCAAGCCGGGCGAGGTCTGGTGGTGCGGCTCGGACATCGGCTGGGTGGTCGGCCACAGCTACATCATCTACGGCCCGCTGATCCACGGCGCGACATCGCTGATGTATGAGGGCAAGCCGGTCGGCACGCCCGATGCCGGCGCGTTCTGGCGCGTCATCGCCGAGCACAAGGCGGTGGCGCTGTTCACGGCGCCGACGGCGTTTCGTGCCATCCGCAAGGAGGACCCCGAAGGCACCTTGCTGCGCAAGTATGATCTGTCGCAGTTCCGCACGCTGTTCCTGGCCGGCGAGCGCGCCGATCCGCCGACGGTGGAATGGGCCGAGCAGCAGCTCAAGGTGCCGGTGATCGATCATTGGTGGCAGACCGAGACCGGCTGGTGCATCGCCGGCAATCCGGTCGGCCTCGGGTTGCTGCCGGTCAAGCATGGCTCGCCGACGGTGCCGATGCCGGGTTATCAGGTCGATATCGTCGACGAGGCCGCCAGGCCCGTTCCGGTCAACACGATGGGCTCGATCGTGATCAAGCTGCCGATGCCGCCGGGCTGCCTGCCGACCCTGTGGCAGCAGGAGGATCGCTTCAAGGACTCCTATCTCAGCGAATTCCCCGGCTACTACAAGACATCGGACGCCGGCTACAAGGACGAGGACGGCTACGTCTTCGTGATGGGCCGCACCGACGACATCATCAATGTCGCGGGCCACAGGCTCTCGACCGGCGGCATGGAGGAGATCCTCGCCTCGCACCCCGACGTCGCCGAATGCGCCGTGCTCGGCATCAAGGATGCGATCAAGGGCGAGGTGCCCTGCGGCTTCCTCGTGCTCAAGGCCGGCGTGTCGCGCAGTCCCTCGACGATCGAGAAGGAGATCGTGGCGCTGGTGCGTGACAAGCTCGGTCCCGTCGCCGCGTTCAAGCTGGCGATCACGGTCGGCCGGCTGCCGAAGACGCGGTCGGGCAAGATCCTGCGCGGCACGATCAAGAAGATCGCCGACGGCGAGCAATGGAGCATGCCGGCCACGATCGAGGATCCCAAGGTGCTCGACGAGATCGGCGAGGCGCTGAAGAGCCGCGTCTGA
- a CDS encoding OmpW/AlkL family protein, translating to MNRMLKLSSSLLVLAAVCGAMGSAQAADLQAAPVYTKAPVVEAWNPWMIRVRALGVLPDAGGSTVNVAGVPALSSPNSGLKISNTVVPELDISYFFTKNIAAELILGVTRHSISGTGTLDGLNVGKAWLLPPTLTLQYHFTDFGAFKPYVGAGVNYTVFFSQSASNQVFNGLAVTNLHISNQWGAAVQFGFDYMLDRHWGLNVDVKKLWLQPNYSATVNGAIPITGRANIDPWLVGAGVTYKF from the coding sequence ATGAACAGAATGCTGAAACTCTCGTCGTCGCTGCTGGTGCTGGCGGCGGTCTGCGGAGCCATGGGCTCTGCGCAAGCAGCCGATCTGCAGGCGGCGCCGGTCTACACCAAGGCGCCCGTGGTTGAGGCCTGGAATCCCTGGATGATCCGCGTCCGCGCGCTTGGCGTGCTGCCGGATGCGGGCGGCTCCACCGTGAACGTCGCCGGCGTGCCGGCGCTGTCGTCGCCGAATTCGGGCCTGAAGATCTCCAACACGGTCGTGCCGGAGCTCGACATCAGCTACTTCTTCACCAAGAACATCGCGGCCGAACTGATTCTCGGGGTCACCCGCCACTCGATCAGCGGCACGGGCACGCTGGACGGCCTCAATGTCGGCAAGGCCTGGCTGCTGCCGCCGACCTTGACGCTGCAATATCACTTCACCGATTTCGGCGCCTTCAAGCCGTATGTCGGCGCCGGCGTGAACTACACGGTCTTCTTCAGCCAGAGCGCATCCAATCAGGTGTTCAACGGTCTCGCGGTGACCAACCTGCACATCTCGAACCAGTGGGGCGCCGCCGTCCAGTTCGGCTTCGACTACATGCTCGACCGGCATTGGGGTCTGAACGTCGACGTCAAGAAGTTGTGGCTGCAGCCGAACTATTCGGCGACCGTCAACGGCGCCATTCCCATCACGGGCCGCGCCAACATCGACCCCTGGCTGGTCGGCGCCGGCGTCACCTACAAGTTCTGA
- a CDS encoding DUF1013 domain-containing protein, with amino-acid sequence MSNAPLMPKATAVWLVDNTALSFDQVADFTKMHPLEVRAIADGDAAQGIKGMDPISTGQLTREEIEKGERDPNYRLRLQESKVVLPAQAKRKGPRYTPVSRRHERPSAILWLVRNHPELKDASIMRLVGTTKSTIASVRDRTHWNAQTLTPMDPVTLGLCSQIELDFEVQRAAKEKPLDAQYSGATLLPASETTRKDEYEPAGRDHDDLNVDAVFAKLKTIGGKKHDDEE; translated from the coding sequence ATGAGCAACGCCCCGCTGATGCCGAAGGCAACTGCCGTGTGGCTGGTCGACAATACCGCGCTGAGCTTCGACCAGGTCGCCGATTTTACCAAGATGCACCCGCTCGAAGTGCGCGCGATTGCCGACGGCGACGCTGCCCAGGGCATCAAGGGGATGGACCCGATTTCGACCGGACAGCTCACCCGTGAGGAGATCGAAAAGGGCGAGCGCGACCCGAATTACCGGCTGAGGCTGCAGGAGAGCAAGGTCGTGCTGCCGGCGCAGGCCAAGCGCAAGGGCCCCCGCTACACCCCGGTGTCGCGCCGCCACGAGCGCCCGAGCGCCATCCTCTGGCTGGTGCGCAACCATCCCGAGCTGAAGGACGCCTCGATCATGCGCCTCGTCGGCACCACCAAGAGCACGATCGCCAGCGTGCGCGACCGCACCCACTGGAACGCGCAGACGCTGACGCCGATGGATCCGGTGACGCTCGGCCTGTGCTCGCAGATCGAGCTCGACTTCGAGGTGCAGCGGGCCGCCAAGGAAAAGCCGCTCGACGCCCAGTACAGCGGCGCCACCCTGCTGCCGGCCTCCGAGACCACCCGCAAGGACGAGTACGAGCCGGCGGGACGCGACCACGACGACCTCAACGTCGACGCCGTGTTCGCCAAGCTCAAGACCATCGGCGGCAAGAAGCACGACGACGAGGAGTAG
- the ispH gene encoding 4-hydroxy-3-methylbut-2-enyl diphosphate reductase — protein sequence MAAKPDLKIVLCSPRGFCAGVVRAIDTVERALAIYGAPVYVRHEIVHNRYVVDSLKTKGAIFVEELAEIPDSTNAPVVFSAHGVPKSVPAEAQSRNFFSLDATCPLVTKVHREAAIHFKRGREILLIGHSHHPEVVGTVGQLPPGAVTLIETADDASTFTPKDPNNLAFVTQTTLSIDDTKDIVAILKGRFPNISGPHKEDICYATTNRQLAVKKVAPVVDALIVVGAPNSSNSQRLREVAEREGCPIAVLAQRASDIDWARFEGIKSLGITAGASAPEVIVEEIMGAFAERYVLHVETVSAAEENEFFPLPRSLRPEAAAE from the coding sequence ATGGCAGCCAAACCAGACCTCAAAATCGTGCTTTGCTCGCCGCGCGGCTTCTGCGCCGGCGTGGTGCGTGCCATCGACACCGTGGAACGGGCGCTCGCCATCTACGGCGCCCCGGTCTATGTCCGCCACGAGATCGTGCACAACCGCTACGTCGTGGACAGCCTCAAGACCAAAGGCGCCATCTTCGTCGAGGAATTGGCGGAAATTCCCGACAGTACCAACGCACCGGTGGTATTTTCCGCCCATGGCGTGCCGAAATCGGTTCCGGCCGAGGCCCAGTCTCGCAACTTCTTCTCCCTGGACGCGACCTGCCCGCTGGTGACTAAGGTCCACCGCGAGGCGGCCATCCACTTCAAGCGTGGCCGTGAGATCCTGCTGATCGGCCATTCGCACCACCCGGAGGTGGTCGGCACCGTCGGCCAGCTGCCGCCGGGCGCCGTGACCCTGATCGAGACCGCCGACGACGCCTCGACCTTCACGCCGAAGGACCCTAACAACCTCGCTTTCGTCACCCAGACCACGCTGTCGATCGACGACACCAAGGATATCGTTGCGATCCTCAAGGGCCGTTTTCCGAACATCTCGGGCCCGCACAAGGAAGACATCTGCTACGCCACCACCAACCGCCAGCTGGCGGTGAAGAAGGTGGCACCGGTGGTCGATGCCCTGATCGTGGTCGGCGCGCCGAACTCGTCCAATTCGCAGCGGCTGCGCGAAGTCGCCGAGCGCGAGGGCTGTCCCATTGCGGTCTTGGCCCAACGTGCCAGCGATATCGACTGGGCGCGTTTCGAGGGCATCAAGAGCCTTGGCATCACCGCCGGCGCCTCGGCGCCCGAGGTGATCGTCGAGGAGATCATGGGCGCCTTCGCCGAGCGCTACGTGCTCCACGTCGAGACGGTCTCGGCGGCGGAGGAGAACGAGTTCTTCCCGCTGCCGCGCTCGCTGCGGCCGGAAGCGGCGGCCGAATAG
- a CDS encoding homoserine kinase, whose protein sequence is MAVYTDVAADELADFLKTYDIGDLLSYKGIAEGVENSNFLLHTTRGSFILTLYEKRVAVDDLPYFLGLMAHLAERGVSCPQPARNRDGAVYSSLAGRPAAIINFLEGMWPRKPSVTHCAGVGEALARMHLAGRDFPLVRRNPLSVSGWRSLFAQAAARADTVQAGLAALLSAELDALERAWPTQLPEGVIHADLFPDNVFFLGDKLSGLIDFPFSCNDILAYDVAICLNAWCFEADHSLNVTKARAFFNAYGRARPLSEAELEALPLLARGAAIRFLLTRLVDWLNVPPGALVKPKDPLEYVRKLRFHQNVASVRDYGIGGAAA, encoded by the coding sequence ATGGCGGTCTACACCGACGTCGCCGCCGACGAGCTCGCGGACTTCCTCAAGACCTACGACATCGGCGATCTGCTCTCCTACAAGGGCATCGCCGAAGGTGTCGAGAACTCCAACTTCCTGCTGCACACGACCAGGGGCTCCTTCATCCTCACGCTCTACGAGAAGCGCGTGGCGGTGGACGATCTGCCATATTTCCTGGGGCTGATGGCCCACCTTGCCGAGCGTGGAGTGAGCTGTCCGCAGCCGGCGCGCAATCGCGACGGCGCCGTCTATTCCAGCCTGGCCGGCCGGCCGGCGGCGATCATCAACTTCCTGGAAGGCATGTGGCCGCGCAAGCCGAGCGTCACGCACTGCGCCGGTGTTGGCGAAGCGCTGGCGCGGATGCATCTGGCCGGACGCGACTTCCCGCTGGTGCGCAGGAATCCTCTCTCGGTCTCCGGCTGGCGGTCGTTGTTCGCCCAGGCGGCCGCGCGGGCCGATACGGTGCAGGCCGGCCTTGCGGCGCTGTTGTCGGCAGAGCTCGACGCGCTCGAGCGCGCATGGCCGACGCAGCTGCCGGAAGGAGTCATTCATGCCGACCTGTTTCCGGACAACGTGTTCTTTCTCGGCGACAAGCTGTCGGGCCTGATCGACTTTCCGTTCTCCTGCAACGACATCCTCGCCTACGATGTCGCGATCTGCCTGAATGCGTGGTGCTTCGAGGCGGACCATTCTCTCAACGTCACCAAGGCGCGCGCCTTCTTCAATGCCTATGGCCGTGCGCGGCCGCTGTCGGAAGCGGAGCTGGAGGCGTTGCCTTTGCTGGCGCGCGGGGCTGCGATCCGCTTCCTGCTGACGCGCCTCGTGGACTGGCTCAACGTGCCGCCGGGCGCGCTGGTCAAGCCCAAGGACCCGCTCGAATATGTCCGCAAGCTGCGCTTCCACCAGAACGTCGCGAGCGTGCGCGACTACGGCATCGGCGGAGCTGCGGCGTGA
- the rnhA gene encoding ribonuclease HI, whose amino-acid sequence MSEHPVVSIYTDGACSGNPGPGGWGAILRFGDKEKELKGGEPHTTNNRMELMAAISALEALKKSCQVELYTDSQYVRQGITSWIHGWKRNGWKTADKKPVKNAELWQRLDAALKPHKVNWHWVKGHAGHAENERADQLARDGVAMARMQKNVRG is encoded by the coding sequence GTGAGTGAGCATCCGGTCGTCAGCATCTACACCGATGGCGCCTGCTCGGGGAATCCCGGGCCCGGCGGCTGGGGCGCGATCCTGCGCTTCGGCGACAAGGAAAAAGAGCTCAAGGGCGGCGAGCCGCACACGACCAACAACCGCATGGAGCTGATGGCGGCGATCTCGGCGCTCGAAGCGCTGAAGAAGTCGTGCCAGGTCGAGCTCTATACCGACAGCCAATATGTCCGGCAGGGCATCACCAGCTGGATTCACGGCTGGAAGCGCAACGGCTGGAAGACCGCGGACAAGAAGCCGGTCAAGAATGCCGAGCTATGGCAGCGGCTGGATGCGGCGCTGAAGCCGCACAAGGTGAACTGGCACTGGGTCAAGGGCCATGCGGGCCACGCCGAGAACGAACGTGCCGATCAGCTCGCGCGCGATGGCGTCGCCATGGCCAGAATGCAGAAGAACGTGCGCGGCTGA
- a CDS encoding peroxiredoxin has translation MTIQIGDKLPQGQFRVMTEEGPQVKTTDDIFKGKKVALFAVPGAYTGTCHKMHLPSIFLNAYAIKDKGVDTIGIVSVNDAFVMNAWKRDTDQRDEAVFLADGNADFTKAIGMELDASGAGLGIRSKRYSMLVEDGVVTKLNLEAAPGKVEVSGGDTLLGQL, from the coding sequence ATGACCATCCAGATTGGCGACAAGCTGCCGCAGGGCCAATTCCGCGTGATGACCGAGGAAGGGCCGCAGGTCAAAACCACCGATGACATCTTCAAGGGCAAGAAGGTCGCGCTGTTCGCGGTGCCCGGCGCCTACACCGGCACCTGCCACAAGATGCATCTGCCCAGCATCTTCCTGAACGCCTACGCCATCAAGGACAAGGGCGTCGACACCATCGGCATCGTCTCGGTCAACGACGCCTTCGTCATGAACGCCTGGAAGCGCGACACCGACCAGCGCGACGAGGCGGTGTTCCTTGCCGACGGCAATGCCGATTTCACCAAGGCGATCGGCATGGAGCTCGACGCCTCCGGCGCCGGCCTCGGCATCCGTTCCAAGCGCTATTCGATGCTCGTCGAGGACGGCGTGGTGACGAAGCTCAACCTCGAAGCGGCACCTGGCAAGGTCGAGGTCTCCGGCGGCGACACGCTGCTCGGGCAACTGTGA
- a CDS encoding long-chain fatty acid--CoA ligase translates to MERIWLKHYPAGVPADIDTGKYQSLVELLEESFKKFADRRAFICMDKAISYRELDDMSVAMGAYLQGLGLVKGARVALMMPNVLQYPIAIAAVLRAGYTVVNVNPLYTPRELEHQLKDSGAEAIIVLENFAHTVQQVVGHTQVKHIVIASMGDLLGFKGVIVNLVVRRLKKMVPAFSLPGAVSFNDALAAGRGKRFQKPAIGPDDVAFLQYTGGTTGVSKGATLLHRNIIANVLQNDAWLQPALDRPPHVEQLLLVCALPLYHIFALTCCFLLAVRAGGANLLIPNPRDIAGFIKELMKYQVNNFPAVNTLYNGLLHHPDFRKVDFSKLKISNGGGMAVQRAVAEQWKQVTGCSIAEGYGLSETAPVLTCNPPTSTEFTGTIGLPLPSTWLSIRDDDGNEVPLGQAGEICAKGPQVMAGYWNRPDETAKVMTADGFFRTGDIGIMAEDGSIRIVDRKKDMILVSGFNVYPNEVEEVIAMHPGVLETAVIGLPDEKSGEIVKAFVVRKDPNLTPEDIIKHCHEQLTNYKVPKQIEFRTELPKTNVGKILRRQLRDEKKKPAAAA, encoded by the coding sequence ATGGAGCGCATCTGGCTCAAGCACTATCCGGCCGGCGTTCCCGCCGATATCGATACCGGCAAGTACCAATCGCTGGTCGAGCTGCTGGAGGAGAGCTTCAAGAAGTTCGCCGACCGTCGGGCCTTCATCTGCATGGACAAGGCGATCAGCTATCGCGAGCTCGACGACATGTCGGTCGCGATGGGTGCCTATCTGCAGGGCCTGGGGCTGGTGAAAGGCGCGCGGGTCGCGCTGATGATGCCGAACGTGCTGCAATATCCGATCGCGATCGCGGCGGTGCTGCGGGCCGGCTACACGGTCGTCAACGTCAATCCGCTGTACACGCCGCGCGAGCTCGAGCATCAGCTCAAGGATTCCGGCGCCGAGGCGATCATCGTGCTGGAGAACTTCGCCCACACCGTCCAGCAGGTGGTGGGCCACACCCAGGTCAAGCACATCGTGATCGCCAGCATGGGCGATCTGCTCGGCTTCAAGGGCGTGATCGTCAATCTCGTCGTGCGCAGGCTCAAGAAGATGGTGCCGGCGTTCTCGCTGCCCGGCGCTGTGTCGTTCAACGACGCGCTCGCGGCCGGACGCGGCAAGCGTTTCCAGAAGCCGGCCATCGGGCCCGACGACGTCGCCTTCCTGCAATATACCGGCGGCACCACCGGCGTCTCCAAGGGCGCCACGCTGCTTCATCGCAACATCATCGCCAACGTGCTGCAGAACGATGCCTGGCTGCAGCCGGCGCTGGACCGGCCGCCGCATGTCGAGCAGCTGCTGCTCGTGTGCGCGCTGCCGCTCTACCACATCTTCGCGCTGACCTGCTGCTTCCTGCTGGCCGTGCGCGCCGGCGGCGCCAATCTCCTGATCCCCAATCCGCGCGATATCGCCGGCTTCATCAAGGAGCTGATGAAGTATCAGGTCAACAACTTCCCGGCCGTCAACACACTCTACAACGGTCTCTTGCACCATCCCGACTTCAGGAAGGTCGACTTCTCCAAGCTGAAGATCTCCAATGGCGGCGGCATGGCGGTGCAGCGCGCTGTCGCCGAGCAGTGGAAGCAGGTGACCGGCTGCAGCATCGCCGAAGGCTATGGCCTGTCGGAAACTGCGCCGGTGCTGACCTGCAATCCGCCGACCTCGACGGAGTTCACCGGCACCATCGGCCTGCCGTTGCCGTCGACCTGGCTGTCGATCCGCGACGATGACGGCAACGAAGTGCCGCTCGGCCAGGCCGGCGAGATCTGCGCCAAGGGTCCGCAGGTCATGGCGGGCTACTGGAATCGTCCCGACGAGACCGCAAAGGTGATGACGGCGGACGGCTTCTTCCGCACCGGCGACATCGGCATCATGGCCGAAGACGGCTCGATCAGGATCGTCGACCGCAAGAAGGACATGATCCTCGTCTCCGGCTTCAACGTCTACCCGAACGAGGTCGAGGAAGTGATCGCGATGCACCCAGGCGTGCTGGAGACCGCCGTGATCGGCCTGCCTGACGAGAAGTCGGGCGAGATCGTGAAGGCGTTCGTGGTCAGGAAGGACCCGAACCTCACGCCCGAGGACATCATCAAGCACTGCCACGAGCAGCTGACCAACTACAAGGTGCCGAAGCAGATCGAGTTCAGGACCGAGCTGCCGAAGACCAACGTCGGCAAGATCCTGCGCCGCCAGCTGCGCGACGAGAAGAAGAAGCCGGCAGCGGCCGCCTGA
- a CDS encoding D-alanyl-D-alanine carboxypeptidase family protein, with protein MQTLRLLFRHTPLCILLVATALVLTPRSADAEALLLVEADSGKVLEAQNATYPWYPASVTKLMTAYVTLKAVKDGKISLDTLVTVSPTAASQSPSKMGYRPGTQLTVDNALKMMLVKSANDMAVVLAEGVGGSIDGFSVMMNETAQKLGMTQTSYVNPNGLPADGQITSARDLAILARAIIRDLPEYEYFVHIPSIRYGRRIVQNFNRLIGRYPGADGFKTGFICASGYNLVASATRNGKRLIAVVLGASSGQMRAVRAIQMLDRGFNGNQLSWLKAPLGNVEQLVPVDATPPNLRDEMCSGRRHRPASDDDEDTVAGAEGEATGGTLLAGLQTPTMKPSELLAATPAPSEPILVYTGPTRTGAALIAAVAADADAQTPPRHRGKKAQAAARKASRTAAARIDGDTKAAAKSDSKTSEAKPAAARRVAAKHEAGAKSAEKPGSDAAAKPAKRKAAAKPKTEGKPAPKDG; from the coding sequence GTGCAGACGCTTCGCCTGTTGTTCCGCCACACCCCACTCTGCATCCTTCTCGTTGCCACTGCGCTCGTGCTGACGCCTCGATCGGCCGACGCAGAGGCGCTGCTGCTCGTCGAAGCCGACAGCGGCAAAGTGCTGGAAGCGCAGAACGCCACCTATCCGTGGTACCCGGCGTCGGTCACCAAGCTGATGACCGCCTACGTCACGCTCAAGGCGGTCAAGGACGGCAAGATCTCGCTCGACACGCTGGTAACGGTCTCTCCCACGGCAGCTTCGCAATCGCCGTCGAAGATGGGGTATCGGCCGGGTACGCAGCTGACTGTCGACAACGCGCTGAAGATGATGCTGGTGAAGTCCGCCAACGACATGGCGGTGGTGCTGGCCGAGGGCGTCGGCGGCTCGATCGACGGCTTCTCGGTGATGATGAACGAGACCGCGCAGAAGCTCGGCATGACGCAGACGAGCTACGTCAATCCGAACGGTCTGCCCGCCGACGGCCAGATCACCTCGGCGCGGGACCTCGCGATCCTCGCGCGAGCCATCATCCGCGACCTGCCGGAATACGAGTATTTCGTGCACATCCCCTCGATCCGCTACGGCCGCCGCATCGTGCAGAACTTCAACCGGCTGATCGGGCGCTATCCCGGCGCCGACGGCTTCAAGACCGGCTTCATCTGCGCGTCGGGCTACAATCTGGTGGCGTCCGCGACCCGCAACGGCAAGCGCCTGATCGCCGTCGTGCTCGGCGCCTCGTCGGGACAGATGCGCGCGGTGCGTGCAATCCAGATGCTCGACCGCGGCTTCAACGGCAACCAGCTCAGCTGGCTGAAGGCTCCGCTGGGCAATGTCGAGCAGCTGGTGCCGGTCGACGCCACCCCACCCAACCTGCGCGACGAAATGTGCAGCGGCCGGCGCCACCGCCCCGCGAGCGACGACGACGAGGACACGGTCGCGGGCGCCGAGGGCGAAGCGACCGGCGGCACCTTGCTCGCAGGGTTGCAGACGCCGACGATGAAGCCATCGGAACTCCTCGCGGCAACCCCGGCCCCCTCGGAACCGATCCTGGTCTATACCGGCCCGACGCGCACCGGCGCGGCCCTGATCGCGGCAGTTGCCGCCGACGCCGACGCACAGACCCCGCCCAGGCACCGCGGCAAGAAGGCGCAGGCGGCCGCCAGGAAGGCGAGTCGGACCGCGGCGGCCAGGATCGACGGGGACACGAAGGCGGCAGCCAAGTCGGACAGCAAGACGTCCGAAGCGAAGCCGGCAGCGGCACGCCGCGTCGCGGCCAAGCACGAGGCCGGCGCAAAATCCGCGGAAAAGCCCGGCTCCGACGCCGCCGCCAAGCCCGCCAAGCGCAAAGCGGCCGCAAAGCCGAAAACCGAAGGCAAGCCGGCCCCCAAGGACGGCTGA